TGATAGACAGATTGAAAAGACATACAGTTTAAAGCGTCTGTCTTTTCATACCTTTTTTCTGTGGAGTTAGGTAAGCTTTTAATTAGCTTTTAGTTCttgcttttgttttaattatttgtgtaaTCATTAGTTGGGATgctaataaatgtatatatagtttGTTGATTTACTGTTTagtgtttgtttcttttaaaaattaaatgagaaatgagttaagtataaataaaagtgatGTGGACTATGTGGTATTAAACAACAAACTGTaagataaattatattttaaagtttattcataatattaattaatatttaaaataatttgttattgttaatgtcataaaactagtttaaaaaatacatacaaataaaatatataacaacaataataaataaacaaaatgaaattaataataataataattattaatattattattataattataacaattataattaaaataatgtttcaacaataacaaaagcggtagatatatttatttgagaTAAAATCGTATTTGTACGCATATTTTTATATGTGATTTcctttaaatgtaaaaatgcaaTCTCTCTTCCCCATGCAAGTATCTTTTATTAATCCAAATACAACTAGCTCTTGTATTAAAAACCTTGTGAATTTTTGCTTTCAAAAAATATCTTCAATTTCGTACGTTTTTAACACagacacacgcgcgcgcacacacacacacacacacacacacacacacacacacacacgcacgcacaaacgTTATTTGTATTagatttataattataacattatgtattaattaagaaaggtgttttcaaaatggcaaCTGTATTCAGAAGGCAATTTTAGAActatgttttattgtttctcACTTTTCTACCCGCAGTACCAGTGTAGATAATCTGCAAATTGCATTCCACAGTAGCCCTACGCCgtctaatttcattttaaaatgcgtTCAACTGAAAGGTAGTTTGTTAATGAGATCTAAAGTAACTTGAATAATAGTGTGCTCggaaggaaaacaaaatgttatgatTGTTTAAACAATAAGAAAGATACTAGCGATTGCAAGTTTTGTCAAGTATTGttgtgtttggggttttttcatcgTAAATTTTCAGGATATTTTAAgattaatacaatacaaattagatcatgctgtttataaattaaatccataaaattaatttgctcTGAATTTAGCGATATAAACACATACTATTATTCAGTGTATTGTCTTTGGTTTTAATTCATATTAGGTCTACCACTAGTTTGTTTGAAACGGTTTGTCTGAAtcgattatatttttatattattccaCGAATCCACACAGTTGATAGATGACTCATAATTGTAAACAATTGTTCTATCAATtgaaaaaagcaaacaaaaataaaacctgATATTTAAGaagtaaacaagtaaataacaataaatagctgttttaatttatggttattccataatttgtaaagaatgtatttttagttttatatcactttattttattttattttattgtattttattttacttatacaAACAGTTTTTGCATGTAACATTATAGTAAAATAAACAGTTGTTTCATTTGTATACAAACAGATGTTTGggtgtatttatattgtatctGTGTGCtaatgcgtgcgtgcgtgcgtgcgtgcgtgcgtgcgtgcgtgcaagTGTTCTGAGcgaacaaaaactaaataaattgtaaaactaCTTATTAATCTTCCATTTTATtcgaaaaataatatttattatatgaatTAGTATTGTTGTTCTTGTATTTGTTGTTACCTTTAATATTATCGCCATCACAATCATCACTGACTGATTTTATTCTACAATATTTCCAGGCGTTTGTTTTACcagctaaaaaaaaagacatgcaCCACTACCATCGCGGAGGATTCACAGATACCGTCCGAATCTCATCGCCCACCTGTGAGGACCTGGGAATACCCACAGAGGACGAGGACCTGGTCTTCTCGTTCTGCCGCCAGAGGAAGATCCAGAACCCAGGCCTCCACATCAACGGCCTCCGCTATGAGGTGGACAAGGCCAACCCTTTCTCAAACTTCAGCATGATCCCTCTGCCAGCCCATTTCCTCATAGAGCCTGGTTTGGAACCCGCGTTCATCCGGAAACGGAACGAGCGGGAGCGCGAAAGAGTCCGGTGTGTTAACGACGGGTACGAGAAACTCAAGGACCACCTGCCCATAGAGAATAAAGACCGACGAATCAGCAAGGTGGAGACGCTCAGAACCGCCATCAGATACATCAAACATCTACAGGCGTTGTTGGAGGAGAGTGACATTCACGGAGGACAGATAAGTGAGAACGGTTCCAGTAAGAAACGAAAGTTGGATTCTGTTGAAAAGTCTATTGAACAAACAGGTAAAATGTATGACAGGAAAGAAATACGTTAGAAGCACACACTCAAGAAGAGTGAAGAGAAATACCTTCTCGTGCATTGTCTAACATCCATCGTCTGTGCTTGTGTATCATGATTCtctagtttgttttattgtttcgTTATTAAAAAAAGTGCTATAGGTGTTTCACTAAACCAGTGAGAAGACAAAACTTTGGTAAAAGGGTACTCAAAATATCTTCCATAAATGAGGGAATATACACGTACATCACTTCCTTCTCTATGAAGGATTCTGTGGGTATCAAGAAACATGGTGAATTGAAACATTTTACACTTTGACACCAGGatgaaaacaaaagaatgtGTTCAGATTTCTGCTTACAGGTCTTTTTGGCTTTTACTTACTCCATCTACTGTGCAACATTATTTTGTGCTGGaggtaaattatatatatatatatatatatatatatatatatatatatatatatatatatatatatatatatatatataacacatgtaattcACTGTTGTAGTTTTTAAGTGCACaaaataacctctctctctctctctctctctctctctctctctctctctctctctctctctctctctctctctctctctctctctctctctctctctctctctctccatgtaagtttaaaattagaaaaaaatatacttttaaaacagaacaagaaagagaaaaaaaaacctttacacACTGATAAGTGAATAAAACATATTGAGGCCAAATAAAATCATAACTATTCCTgaagcagggctcaccctggatcaaaaatacctctagccaaaatattagccaaatggaatttttattagcaatattgaaaatgctttagccaaatttgttttacgcagtactgtatccttttcagctaattgtgtacaaactggaataaactGGAATAAACTTCAGTGAAGTTAATTatctataaatgtaataaacattaatgacattaaagtaaatttaaagtcGATCATATCATGGGTCCATTTAAAATAGAACAATATGcggatgttgttgttttttctttggttttttcGGGGGTTTTCGGGAGGGTGGGGagttcggggttttttttcggattttgggggggtgggtggggggtgggagggggtgaTGGTCGTCGTATTTGTTTCCCCATTCAAGCTGAAAACAAATGcaatatatacaatttacacAGACATTACTGTTGCGTATTAAATTCAGTCTAGGTCAATGGGCACATGGGTTATGTAAATGGGTATGGTCTTTGTATTTGAAAACTGGATTTATATACGTGTACCGGCAGAAACAGATGCAAGAAAGTATGAAGTGTTTACTTTTAAACTATACCGTATGACTTACCCTTTTACCCGCTGGTTTGTTTTTGTGCAATATGTGTAAACATTATACCTTATTTTtcgttattaataaatacattgttttgttGGATCCTGTTTAGTCTTTTGTTTATTATCAttgctgttattgttttgttatgattgttgtaattttttattagaaAGTCAAACATTACTACACAGATGCATTTACTTTGACTTCAAGATTGTgcaatacatatacagaacttcacatacgttgttttcgcttcctatttattgcacgagtttattttgcgcaagaatatatatcacgagaccgcgtagcggtcgagtgatatgttctttcgcaaaataaacgagtgcaataaataggaagcgaaaacaactatgtgaagttctgtatttattacatatcttcttttatgttttacaaaaacggtttttaatttaacgtcataacaacactttgttaaatctatgatcaaaactcctttcatgaattcatttaacgttaagaatcatactctgcggcagccttgtgtaatgtttcaaataagtTATAAGTTCCGGTctagattgcacatatgtgcaatacagaataaggcctttatcactatagtaagattgaataggtatgtaataatttgcaatatatactcttcaagaaagtaggggaacctgaaatattaaaacatacgttttgaccacagacatcctagtaaagaacgttcaggtctgtttgtcaacacaccgaaacacattccatagtttgcacatgcatcacacagctgccccgtacacgtgcgtggggtgatattttttttttttgacaatttccaggaatgtcgattaatcactgtggaacattatttcattctgttgatcatacagctgttattgttttgtttttagtcagttttattgtttgaatttgctatttactgataaaaaaaccgtcaactttcaaatttcacttctgaccccaatcgtccttcaagatctttggtggtcataaaacctactgtaatactgaactaccggttgtaatgtttgcccaattaattcactattatcatataaccattccccacagctaatataccttataattttggcaattgtaaattcttattagagttctcctactttttttgaagagtatatatcgtAATATTTGGTTAAATATCCCATTACATCGCAATATCAAAATTATGGCAATACCCAACTCTAACTAGAAGTGAACATTGGTTCAGTGTCATGTCTTGTCAGGACTAAGAGTGTAGAAGTAATATAACTGAAAATAGTAGCCTTGTATTTAAACCAATAAAAACATAGTTTTAGAATACATGACTTGGGTTATCCGATGTAAAATTATagattcattaaaacaaatctcTCCATACCCTGAACATTATAAAAAAGGACGCTAAcctattatgtttgttttaaaaatatttaattttatcattaataatttaatttgtatttcttttaGTACTAAATGTAGCAAAAGAAAATGCGAGGGAAAATAATACATGGACTGAATACTTACATAGTTTTATTGGAAAGCCAGGCCCGTGGAAACAATATCTAGGGCGGGACACAATCTCTGATGGGAGTCACAACttctggaggggggggggggggggggggaaaaaaagccatattttaaattatatagagGAGAAccacaaaaatgtatattttgggggtgggtgtgtgtgaggggTTGGGACACAGACCAACTCCCGTCCCCGGTTCCTGCGGGCCTGAATGCTCATATATTTACTTAAATTCCATGGTTAGTGGCGACGAATCAATTTCCCTGGCTCCTCAGCCAGCGTCGTTAATGGAGATATTGACACAGACAAACATAATCAATTTCTATTAGAAACTCGAGATACTCGGCCACTTTTTTCGAGGACAGGTGTGCAATCCTCTTCGCTGGTTGAAATTCTCTGTTTGACCACGAAACGTCTGTGGACTACGTCACGCATACGTGTGCTGTGCACACGCCGAACGGTCTCCAAACCGATTTCCACATATCTCGTTTCCGACTGGAGTGGACAGCGATAAACCCCTTGAACCTTGGGCAGCTAATACACGCCTTAAGAATGTAATAtgagaaaataaaattgtaattatttatgtcacttgccattttattttagtttttgtccGCGTGTGTTGGATTAAATGTGATATTATGTTTACTGTCGTCAGAATCAATATGTCGATGGACATGTCTCAACTGTAACAATGCATTCAGGAACATTTATCATACATAAATGGACATACATTGTGTCAACTTTAACGATGTATAAATGGACATACATTGTATCAACTTTAATAATGCATTAAATGGACATACGTTGTGTCAACGTTAACAGTGCATTAAATGTTAATACACTGTCAACTTAAACAAtgcataaatattaatacattgtcTGAACTTTAACAATGAACTAAATGGACATATACTGCGTcaactttaaaaatacattaaatgtaCATTGCGTCAACTTTTAACAGTGCATTAAATGGACATACATCGTGTCAACTTGAACACTGTGTAAATTTGATACACGAAATAATTTACCAATTCAAATGATTccataatacaataatatatttactcaaGGAAATTATTACTGATCACTTCAATATATTGCTGTtccatacaataaaattatacacaatacataccagtagtattataaattatgaaataagAAGTGAACACTTTAGAGCAACAGTACCGATGTGTATTGTATACAGTATTCTAACAGAACATTATGTACTGGGGTATTATGTTATAATGGAAATGCTACATGCGATGAGTGGTCGTTGGATATCATTTTTGTTAACGTATCTAACTTGCTAAAAGAAGTCTGATACGTTTTAAACGAGTCGTGGAacaaatgatatctaacggacacgaatgtagtattctgttCCTTTCAATAAACATCA
This DNA window, taken from Gigantopelta aegis isolate Gae_Host chromosome 4, Gae_host_genome, whole genome shotgun sequence, encodes the following:
- the LOC121369929 gene encoding achaete-scute homolog 4-like, whose protein sequence is MHHYHRGGFTDTVRISSPTCEDLGIPTEDEDLVFSFCRQRKIQNPGLHINGLRYEVDKANPFSNFSMIPLPAHFLIEPGLEPAFIRKRNERERERVRCVNDGYEKLKDHLPIENKDRRISKVETLRTAIRYIKHLQALLEESDIHGGQISENGSSKKRKLDSVEKSIEQTGKMYDRKEIR